One genomic window of Nicotiana sylvestris chromosome 10, ASM39365v2, whole genome shotgun sequence includes the following:
- the LOC138879583 gene encoding uncharacterized protein yields the protein MYDFIMAEDFELWDVICDGPYFPMNNVGDLPLTMPKTRKEYTDADRKVVEKNFHAKKILIAHEGTTQVKQSNIDMLTTEYKLFRMKDDESIQDMHTRSTSIINELHSLGEIIPRNKLVRKRSSDNVVKQALAAWGDSSSESEEETDADDSSMMAVESEENEYDSIIALMAQSDDDEDDDNSEVNFRDVQRNLKSYSPKKLMSLASVLIDVYHSLVEDKDVFTLELGEAGQTRDHLVVCVVDLKETISDLEKEKTVLTKNIASIEYERDDLVVVAIDYKETIENFSKEKEALVKRVTEIEEKRDDLLIVIADIRENIEGLGIESRPGNSGKGKEVASEAHVRLENELKPVKTSLCVETEKNKHLETELERGTVKGSNQQWFMDNGCSKHMTGNTMDFLSLKALQGGSVFFGNGKKGYILGVGKVRKSLSHSIENVYYANGLKYSLLSVSQICDKGNKVEFLSKICTVTNLVTGEVVLVAKRYKNIYVADFESIQSSDLSCLKVVDDDVEL from the exons ATGtatgattttatcatggctgaagATTTTGAGTTGTGGGATGTCATATGTGATGGTCCTTATTTCCCAATGAATAACGTCGGAGATCTTCCATTGACGATGCCAAAGACCAGAAAAGAATACACTGATGCAGATAGGAAAGTTGTGGAGAAAAATTTTCATGCCAAGAAAATTTTA ATAGCACATGAGGGAACCACTCAAGTAAAGCAATCTAATATTGATATGCTCACCACCGAGTATAAACTCTTTAGGATGAAAgacgatgaatctattcaagatatgcacacaagatccacttccatcataaatgagctacactcacttggtgaaatCATTCCCAGGAACAAGCTCGTAAGGAAGAGATCGAGTGACAATGTGGTGAAGCaggctcttgcagcatggggagactcctctagTGAGTCTGAAGAAGAAACTGATGCAGATgacagttccatgatggcagttgaaagtgaagaaaatgaatatgattcaataattgctttgatggcccaatcagatgatgatgaagatgatgacaatagtgaggtaaacttcagggatgttcagagaaatctgaaatcctactcccCTAAGAAACTTATGTCTTTAGCTAGTGTATTGATTGATGTCtatcatagtcttgtggaggataaAGATGTTTTTACCTTAGAGCTAGGAGAAGCTGGACAAACTAGAGATCATCTGGTAGTGTGTGTAGTTGATCTGAAGGAAACCATAAGTGATTTGGAGAAAGAAAAAACTGTTTTAACTAAAAATATTGCTAGCATAGAATATGAAAGAGATGATTTAGTGGTTGTAGCTATTGACTATAAGGAAACCATTGAGAATTTTAGTAAAGAAAAAGAGGCCTTAGTGAAGAGAGTGACTGAAATTGAGGAGAAGAGAGATGATCTTTTGATAGTGATCGCAGACATAAGGGAAAATATAGAGGGACTAGGAATTGAGTCTAGACCTGGAAAttctggaaaaggaaaagaggtagCCAGTGAGGCACACGTTAGGCTTGAAAACGAGTTGAAACCTGTGAAAACTAGCTTGTGTGTTGAAACTGAGAAAAACAAGCATCTCGAAACTGAactggaaaga ggaacagtaaAAGGAAGCAATCAGCAATGGTTCATGGATAATGGatgttcaaagcacatgactgggaacaccatggactttctttcactaaaagccctgcaaggaggaAGTGTATTCTTTGGCAATGgaaaaaaggggtacattctcggAGTTGGAAAAGTCAGGAAATCACTTagtcactctattgagaatgtgtactatgCCAACGGTCTTAAGTATAGTCTCTTGAGTGTTTCTCAgatctgtgataaaggaaacaaggtggagttcttgtccaagatatgtacagttactaatctggtaactggtgaagtggtacttgtggccaagagataCAAAAACATTt